The DNA segment CCTGTCTATCTAGCAGCTCTATATCTGCAATCTTGGATTCCATGTTCCTTGTTTTTTCAATTAGGTCAGCAATCTTTTTAGCCTGAACTTGATTTACTGTTTCAACATGCTTTAACCTATCAAGATCCTCTTTAGCTGCCTTGAAATCAACAGCAAAATACACAAGGGAGCAGGTAATTACGGTAAAAAGTGTAATAATACAAGCTAATGCCCATATTGGAATTTTAAACTGGTTAATTTTTTTCTGGCTATGGGGTATAAGCATAATGGTAAAGTATCTTTTTTTCTTAAGCTTACTTTTGGATGTACCCATTCCATTTCACCACCTTAACTTTCCAGAGCTCTACTTATCGCCAACTCTTCCTCTTCACTAAGTCTATACTTTGACTTTCCATTTTCTAAAGGTTTGGCATAAAACCTGTTGTCATCTCTTCCGTAAATAGAGCTAATTACAAAGCCATTGTTATAGCTATCCATTAGAGCTATTGCAAAGCTTAAGTCACTACCAACCTCTGAAAACGCACTAAATCTTACAAAACCAACCTTATTAAAATTACGCATATTTTTACGATTTAGTTCACTTAGCTGCTTGTCCAGATCTTTGATAGTGCTATTAAGCATATTAAAGTCATTATGATAAGCATCAATTTTTTGTTCCATGCTTCTTCCATCAGAACCATGCATGTAAGTATTATATTTTTTACGTAACTTCAAATACTTAAATGTAATAATTAATTGCCATATCAATAGTAAGGCTATAACTATGATTAAAGCTAAGGTTATATAAATATGTGTTGTTGTATCCAAATGTATGCCATACCAATTAATTGCCATAGTAGACCCCCTTAAAAAGTGCCAATGTATAGTATTCAACGCTTATTACAATTTTCCTTTTTAATATAGCAAAAAATAATTAATATAATGGCTATACCATTCCAACAAAAATCATAATAATAACAATAAAAAATATTGCAGGCAAAAGATTGCCTACTTTTATTTTAGTTATTTCTAAAATATTTAGACCAATGCCTAGAATAATTAATCCGCCAACAGCCTTTAATTCATTTACAACAGGAATAGTTAATAGAGTCTCTAAATATGATGCCGCCAAGGTTATTGCACCTTGATAAATAAATACTGAAACAGCCGAAAAAATCACCCCTATACCCATGGTGGTAGTCAGCATAATTGAAGTTATACCATCTATTAATGATTTTGCGTAAAGTGTATCATGGTTTCCAGTAAGCCCACTCTCAATGGCTCCCATTATAGCCATTGCACCAACACAATATAACAGGGTGGAAGTAACAAAGGCTTGAGCAATATTGCTTCCACCATTAAGATTTCCAGCCTTTTGTTGTATTTTTAAGCCTAGTTTATGTAACGCTCCTTCAATATCTAAAAACTCCCCTAGCCAGGCACCTAAAACCATACTAATCAACACAAACACTAACTGTTCGCTAGTTATAGCCATTTTTAAACCTATTAAAACTATGCCAAGACCAATGGCCTGCATAATCATTTTTCTAATATTCTCAGAAAACCTTCTCCCGAACCACATTCCAATTATTGTACCAAAAACAATGGCAAATGAATTTACAACAGTGCCCCACATTACAGCATCCCTCCACATAATATAAAACAGCACTTAAGTAGTTTATCACATAATCGGCTTATTCTCTATCAAATTTTATGTTTCACGTGAAACATTTCCCTAAATCTACTAACCTGATAAAGCCCATAAAAGGTCAGGAAATGTGTCACGTGAGATTTAAGAGTTTGACGCTGGCGTAAGGCTTAGTCTAGTGAATAACCAACAGGACGTTCTAATGTCGGCTATGCAGCTTAGACGCTGCGTTT comes from the Desulfitibacter alkalitolerans DSM 16504 genome and includes:
- a CDS encoding DUF4446 family protein; the protein is MAINWYGIHLDTTTHIYITLALIIVIALLLIWQLIITFKYLKLRKKYNTYMHGSDGRSMEQKIDAYHNDFNMLNSTIKDLDKQLSELNRKNMRNFNKVGFVRFSAFSEVGSDLSFAIALMDSYNNGFVISSIYGRDDNRFYAKPLENGKSKYRLSEEEELAISRALES
- a CDS encoding DUF554 domain-containing protein; protein product: MWGTVVNSFAIVFGTIIGMWFGRRFSENIRKMIMQAIGLGIVLIGLKMAITSEQLVFVLISMVLGAWLGEFLDIEGALHKLGLKIQQKAGNLNGGSNIAQAFVTSTLLYCVGAMAIMGAIESGLTGNHDTLYAKSLIDGITSIMLTTTMGIGVIFSAVSVFIYQGAITLAASYLETLLTIPVVNELKAVGGLIILGIGLNILEITKIKVGNLLPAIFFIVIIMIFVGMV